The nucleotide window TCTGGTTCTGAAATTGTAATGCGTGGAGATGTATGATTTTGAATGCTGTTTGGAGCCAAATAGAAATAGTTCATTGTTGAGTTTGTGAAAAGATACAACCCTAATGTGGCAGTTAAAAATGGTTTTCTCTTCTACCCCTCTCAACAGGCGATAATTAGAGATTCTACGGTATGTTTTGAGTTGGATCTGCATAGGACTCTGCACGTATTTCTTAGGATCGAGAGGCAGGGATATCCGCCAGTTATTCCATTTGCTACATCAATTAAACATTGTGGGAGCTCCTAATCGATGCATTAAGTTTCTTAGTCCAGAATCTAGATATTGATTCATTAAAAATTCTTCTCATTTATAGTTGACAGAAGTATGTGAACACTGAATATAGCCAAATAACATGCCAGTATCGCTTATTCAGTGATTCCTCATATAGGTTCTACTAATAATATATCCAAGTTCAGAAAAGCCATTTTTCTAGAACGCTCACTATTGATTGGATCAGATTGTGTATCCTTTAATCAAGGGTTGCTACATCCACAGTGTTATGTACGGATCAAAGGAAAAACTCAGAAATCTAGTTAAACTTGCCAATTGGAAGAATGACGGACTATGTGACAATGTGGTCTAAGGATTCAGTGTTCACACACTTCTGTCACATGGTCCGTGATTCCTCTATTTAAGCGGAGGAATTAGCTTCAAGGAGCAAACAACTTATGCAATTCAGGTTGTTTATTAAATCTTCTACTACAGAGAAATTCTGAAGTAATGGTATATACGAAAAGTCTGGTGGCTTGAAATGAAAGTTCGACCTTGTTCTGAATTGTTCAGTCGATCTCCATAGCTAAGTGAGTGATGTGATGTCATAGCTCCTAATCTTTTGCATAAAAGTTGTGCTGATGCAATGTGGAGCTTTAAACTCTATTTGTTGGACTGTTGATAATTGCTTACTGTAATGCCTTGTGCTTTTTTATGTTTCCAGACTTGCAAATATGAATTTGAGTTTGATATCTGAAGTTCTCTGATTGCAGGAAAATCATCTTTCTCTACTGCAACATGAAACTGAAAAGTTTCGGAATGATATTGAGAAAGTGCGTACTGAATTGAGGTACATCTGAATTGTGTGAAAGTTGATTCTACTTTTATTTGCCTACTTTGTGAACCACTTATTTGCTGATACAGGTATGAGATTGATAAGCTTACTGCTGGTCAACGTTTGGATTTAAATCTCGAAAGAGGGTAAGACTTTCAAGAGTTCCTATCTAATAACAAAGACATTTATATACTCCATAATAAATCAATGACTAGTAGTGGCTCACTCCAAATTGCAACTTGTTGCAGAAGCATTCGCGATGAACTTGCCAAGCAGAGTACAGGGACCACCTACCTTACTAACAAGCTAGATCGAGTAAGTGTTTACTCTTGGTTACTATAGCGGATCTACACTAGACATAGTTACTTTTAGCTCAGACTCTgtcaatataatattatactaaaagtgggaagctccaaagtTAACTACGTTATGTTAATATTGTGATACATGAACAGGAAATCCATGCCATGAGGGCCCAACTTGAAGCTGGAAAATATGAAGTCATCAAATACTGTATAGGAAGCCTTGTGTCCATCTCAGCTGTTGGCCTTGCTGTGCTTCGGTTATATGCTTAAACAGATGTTCCAAAAGAAATTTATATTGACTCAAAAATAGGAAGAAATATAGTCGTTAACGTTATTCTTTTGGGAGCTAGTTTACTCATAgatgaatcaattgtaatagtATTCGAATTGGCAGAAAGGTTAACAACTTTGTACAAATGAGtattataatttaacataatgttACTTTTTTGGAAGAGAcattgtaaagaaaagaaaaacccATGTCAGAGAATTATTACGTTCAAGTTCAACCTTTTTAGTGGACAATACACGTTCTTGCAATTATAGCCTCATTGGCCAAGCTTCTAGGAGGCGCTTGGTACGGCAATTGAGATTACTCTTGTCATAATTCAAGGGCCGTTCCAAGAAATATTTAGTAGTTAAATGGCCGGAagataacaacaaaataatagtGTGCACCGATAGACCTAAATAAACTCTCTTTATGGGAGGGGAAGGTCATATGACCAAAAGAGGGGAAAAGGAGTAATGGCCATCATACTATGTTCATGGAATGATCACATTTTTGAAATTGTCAATATAATCGAATAATTCTATTCGAAGGGATCTTTCGCCCTTTCAGAATTgcatagaattattttttattcgttATTGATGAATTATTCATTAGAATCAACattctttttttcccttaaaaaaatGCTTTTTAGAGATATTTTGTCTCAAGAATTGATCTATTTAAAGTCTGCTAATGCATATCAATTTGAAACTTTAGACTTACCTACTCTATTAATTACTATAATTACCTCtcatattcttcaaaaaaatcaGATATCACAGCTAACAATCcattgtttaatattttatttttaacccaAAATATAATGattgtataaaaattaaaatagtgtAAGAAAACGACAGTTATGGGAAGACGAACCCCATGCTCTTTCATTACAGTTAGCACGTCCTTAATGATTCCTAACTACTCCACCATTTCACGTGTCCACATGACATGCcccaaaattatttatttacacccacaatatatatatatcaagtccaaaaaacttaagtaaaaaaaaaaatttaaccatgaatataatatatcaattaacaataattAACTTACATGAATTTATAGCATATCCGGCATATATTGTCTCTCTAAACACTAGGTGTGTATAGTTTTCTTTGCTATTATCGCACGTAGTATttatacaaaatcaaaatatttagggaaaaaggataaaaatattcctgaactatcgtaaatgatatgcagataccctccgtcatacttttgggacattggtgcccctgccgtccaaaaactagagcatatataccctttatactaacggacatacatgtgtcataatcttatccaccgaccgacatttattaaatattggatcgacggataagattgcgccacgtgtccctatttagtcttccgttagagtgaaggtcATATATGCTCTAGGTTTTGGATGGCAGGgtaccaatgtcccaaaaatatgacggagggtaattgcataccatttacgatagttcggaggTATATTCGtcctttttctcaaaatttaaccTCACAAGTTAAAAACTGAGTGATAATGTGTTTATGGAAATCTCTCTACATTAATTGGTTAGGTGCAACATGGGCCTCATTATTGATGGGCCATATGTCTATTACGGCCCAATTGGCCCATCCTTCCGAAAAAACCATGATAGGGCCCAAGTTAATGAAgtcaataaaaattgaattgttttaATTGGATAGAAGAATAGAGTGAGTCAGAGAGCATTAAAAGTGGTCACAAGTCATTACTGAAATTctcaattattattatagaGGGAGCTGTGGTATTTCTCGTACTTCTATTACGTCTTTTTCTAAATTGCTTTGAATTATGTTTCTCTTAAGCTGAGTGTATACCACAAACAacctttctatttttataaggATTAGAGCTGCATATGCTTTATCCTTCCTaaattcattttataaaatcatactgaatatgttgttattgtcGTTGTTATACGGAGAGATATTATTTGAAAACACCAACAAAAGTGGGCATATATACCACACACCACACCACCCTTAGTGGGCTCCAACCCACCTAATGACGTAAATACGAAATGGGCCCATTTACCTTTGCCTTTAACGTTACGATAATCTACCACACACACTCACCAATGCATTGAatgttccctttttcttttcctttctttcttgcTAGTAAGGTAGTGATAACATACCAACATGGGTCGTATATTGGGTGAAActatttcattcttaatcagaACGTTTGAGTGGTGAAACTGTTTAATCCTTAATTGAAATGTTTGTGTTTGAGCCTTGAATATGAAGAAATCCTATTGAGAGCGTCACCTCAAAATGATTTCCGCAGTAcatgattcaaatttaatcggaGCTCCAATATGAATTCCGAACAccgaatgaaaaataaaaaaaagtactgaTAACTTGATTTTTGAATACTCCCTTCgcttcaatttatatatttaaatttaactcgatataaaatataagaaaataatattttaaatctgGTAATTTAAAACTACTAAATATGTGGTATATACATCAAATGTTCTTTGACTCTCACGATATTAACATGTCATATACAATATTGAGTGTAAAAAGTTATTATAGATCAAGAAACTGACATTCTTTTTAAAGCAAATTAtcagttaaaaaataaataaagtgagaTAGATCAATTGGATGTTGACTGTTCTAAATTAGTGTTCTAATCTAAAAATAGAACAATGTTATTGAGTATATATAGCTGACATAGTGACATTCAAAGAAATGAAGTCAAGGGGCATAtgttaaaaattgataaaatagtTTCGACCAAATTGTAAGTGTTAAAGAAATTTATtaagtatataaaaatttaatttaaaatctatcCATGGTTAGATAAACatcattcataaaaaaattaaaattaaaaataaaattatattgtatatgtaAATTCTGTTACATTATATGGTTATAACTTCTAACAAATTAAAAGATTAACATGGTTGTACTTTGAGCTGCAGTTGTTGTGCTAAATTTGGCAAGCGAATTAATTATGTGAGAATTTAGATTTTCTAGAGTTGTCAGAAACCGCTCAACCGTTTTGAATTTTTCCAACCcacttttctcaaaaataaaaataataaaaacaaatgaatgGTTTCTATAAGATTGACCACTAAACTGCGAATAAATTAGATTTTACActgcaaaaaagaaatttaaaaccaaaaaaaaaaaaaagtagcaaaaatctaaaagtaaaaattacaataaccTTCCTAAAATACGTTACATTTCTACGTCTACCCTTCCTACTACCCACAATTTACCaaaattttcacatttaaaccgCAACCGAGCTAGACCTACTAGACCGCTTTTAACTGAACCGGGTTTTTTCATTTCAACAAGTTGAAATCATAGAAGCTAAACCGGAGTCAATAACCTCACCGGTTTCCTTCTTCCGCCGCATCTCCAAAACTTTCCGGTGGCTATTTGAGTGAACTTCTAGAGAAAAAGTTGGACTACAAGCCGGTCTATACTCAGGAAAAAGCCGACCGGATTTGTATCTAACACCACAAGCGTTGCACAAAGTTTTTGGACCCAATGGACCGGCTCGCCACTGGGGTGTTTTTTGAACCTGACAATGGGTACACCGACGGCCTGAACCGGTCTCAGCTGATGGATTCTTTTTTGGCTTCTTCAACGGTGGCTTTTCTACGCTACAAAACAAGTCACCGTCATAAACCGGGTTCGTGAAAAAACCCGAAGGGAACGGTGAAGAACCGTACGACGAAGAGGTTGGAGAAGAAGAGTCTCCTGAAACTGTCGACGACGGAAAAGACCATGTTCTTCCAGCCGGTCTGGACCGTTTGCTTCTTGGTTTCACTGGAAACGGTAAAGGGAAACATGGAACTCTCATTTTCTTAACAACCGGTCTAACCACCGGTTCAGACCGGGACTCTGTAAAATCACCGGTTTTGTCCTTGAAACTTTCGGCTGGACACAACAACGAAAATTCCGACGGAGTATCATCCACAAATTGGGATAACCATTCAAGATTCTCCATTTCATCAACCTGTTAAAATGGGTTTTCCATAAAAAtccaaatattacaaaaataaaaaaaaaatggcaaaTTTCTCTTTTTCCCAAGGCGAAGGCCATGAGTTTTTACCGGAATAGGGAGTTCGCCGGCGAGAGAACCAAAGCTTTCCATGCCGGAAAAAGTAGAATCCTGTGAATTTCTGTTCTGAGAAGACCCAGAAAAAGAGGTTTTCTCATCATCTTCATGCAGTTCTGGGTCTTTGAAATCTTTGTCAGAAAAATCCAAAAGATCATCAACTGAAAAATCCTCACTCGCTCCATTATTAATCCCTGTTACACACCATATATCATCAAGAAAAACTTGTTGGGTATTTTTCATAGACATATCTGAGAGAAAACTGGATTTCAATGCTCTTGCTTCAATCAACTCCataggaaaaaaatttgaaaactaacaccaaaaaaaatgaagttttatttttaaaggtaCAGAGAAGTTTACGTTGGTTTTATGGTATGaaaattgtgaagaagaagttgTAGAATtgcagaagaaaaaaaagtaaagaagaagaGTTTTTGGGTTAAAGCACTGAAAAGGGGGCGAAACTAGTGGGTAGGTTAttgtttttttcctctttttatctacttttctctctcctttttatgaaaaaaataactgtaggaattgaattattattttttgtttaataattgAGGAGTACTATTTATTACTACGGTGGGCCGTTACGCATGAAATTGTAATTTACAGATGTTGAAATATTATTGGCTAGGTGACAAGTCTTTTCTTTTGTGACTGGTCCAGAATTTCAAGTAGATTTTTTGTAATATTCtgctttttaattgtatttgttgga belongs to Solanum stenotomum isolate F172 chromosome 1, ASM1918654v1, whole genome shotgun sequence and includes:
- the LOC125873098 gene encoding GATA transcription factor 5-like, translated to MELIEARALKSSFLSDMSMKNTQQVFLDDIWCVTGINNGASEDFSVDDLLDFSDKDFKDPELHEDDEKTSFSGSSQNRNSQDSTFSGMESFGSLAGELPIPVDEMENLEWLSQFVDDTPSEFSLLCPAESFKDKTGDFTESRSEPVVRPVVKKMRVPCFPLPFPVKPRSKRSRPAGRTWSFPSSTVSGDSSSPTSSSYGSSPFPSGFFTNPVYDGDLFCSVEKPPLKKPKKNPSAETGSGRRCTHCQVQKTPQWRAGPLGPKTLCNACGVRYKSGRLFPEYRPACSPTFSLEVHSNSHRKVLEMRRKKETGEVIDSGLASMISTC